Genomic segment of bacterium:
ACTGACTCATTCATCAGCACCATACGGAATCGTGCTTTGCCTTGCATCATTCGAGCGTAAGCATCCCCAGCCTGTTCGAGAGGAAGTGTCTCGATCATCGGGCGGATGTTCTCCAGGACGCTGAAGGCAAGGGCGTCCTCAACATCAATCGGCGTGCCCGTCAGTGATCCGTAGACCGAGCGTCCTCCAAACACCAGCGGGAAGGCTTGCAATTGAATCGGGTCACCCGGTACACCCACCAAAATAAGCTTTCCGCGAGCTGCAAGGCCGGACACAAGCGGTCCCATAGCATCACCGCTTGTGGCTGTTGTGAGAATGGCTCTGGCTCCGCCCATTCGCTGAAGTACCGCTCCGGCATCCTCGACGGTGGTATCGACGTAAACGTGCGCGCCCAAGTCTCTCGCAAGCTTTTCCTTGTCGCGTCCACGCCCGAGTGCGACAGTATGAAAACCCATGTGCCGGGCAAACTGGATACCCAGATGCCCAAGGCCACCAATGCCCTGTACAGCGACCAGATCTCCGCCTCGCAAGCCGGCATTACGAAGCGCGTTGTACGTGGTGATCCCCGCGCAGATGAGAGGGGCGGCTTCTGCCGAACCGAGCGCATCAGGAATGGAGGCGATGCCTCGCGCTTCAGCGATCATCACTTCCGCATACCCTCCATCCACGGTTACTCCCGGTGTCACGGGGTTCTGACAATTCACAATGTCTCCGCGTCGGCACGGTTCGCATACGCCGTCTTCGCCGGCGATCAAGCCGACGCCGACGCGTTGACCGATTTTCCATCGCGACACACCGCTGCCCAACGCCTCAATGCGGCCAACTACTTCGTGCCCGGGAACGCGAGGCAAAGTCAGACCCGGGTAGATGCCCATGACGGTCGCCGCATCGGTGTGACACACGCCGCATGCCTCCACCCGAATCCGAACCTGGCCTACTCCGGGCTCGGGAATTGGCCGCTCCACTACACGCAGCGTGCTCGGTGCAGAGACTTCTACTGCTTTGTAAGTGTCTTTCATTTGCGTCTCCCTCCTATTTCACTCAATGCGCTTAGGTCCCTCATATCGAGGTTCGATGCCGAGGTCTGCGAGATATGGGAGTTCGAGCGCGCCGTTCTCTGCGAACGGCGCCGCCGACTGTCGCGCGGAACCATCGATGTAGGCGTGTAGAAGTTGTTTTGCTGTTTTCATAATCTGTCCCCCTCGGCGGGTTGCGTCGCAAAGCCGAACGTTTCGAAGGCCGTCCGCTGCCACGACTGTCACTCCAACGGTGCCATAGTACCGGGGGTCTCACATCGTACAGGCGGGCCGATCGGGGTGCCCGTTTGGGCATTGGGTCGCAAGGGGCTACACAGGCTCGATGGTGGCCGTCAAGGGAGCGCGGCGCCGATCTCCTCCGCGTAGGCTGTTCCCTCCGCGATGTTGTGCCAGCCGAGCGTACGCGCCCCTTCCTCCACCTCCTCGATCATGCCGACGATCTTGGCGTTCAGCGGGACGGACACCCCGTACCGGGCCGCAAGGGTGCACACCGTCAGGTGCGAAGCCTCGCTCTTGCGCTGCCGGTAGACGATGTCCCAGTGGATGCCGCTCGCCCTTTTCACGTACTTGTACCCACCCGGTCCGTCGCCCACCTGATGGCCGCCGAGGTGGTCGACGAGCCGGTCGTAGCTGCTGAGAAGCCGCGCGGTATCCGCCGGCGTCCCCGGATGGTAGAGCTCCGGGTCGAACCACCGGTCGCTGTGCAGCCGGACGCCCGCCGCGGCGGCGACCCGTATGGCCTCGCGCACCGCGGCCCCGGCGAGACGTTGCGCGTCCCTGTTGCCGAGCACCTCGACGACGGTCCCGTTGACCAGAGCGGTCACGACGATCTGCGAATTGTACACATGTTTAGTCCAGAGCCGCCCGACGATGTCAGTGAGCAGCTCGCATTTGTTGGGGCCGATCCCCAGGAGCCGGGCCGCCTCGCGGACGCGGGGCGTCGTCGCCCCGTCGAGTTCGCCGACGTAGACCGTTCCCTCGTGGACCGCCTCGAGCACGCCGGGGTCCAGGTACGCGCCTCCGTAGTCGGGCAGCGCGCCCATCGTCCGCGTGCGCCCGACCACGGCGGCGATCGTGTCCTCGTTCATGCCGTTCTGCAGAGAGACGGCGCACGCGGACGGGGCGAGATGTGGCGCGATGCCACGGATCGCCGCGTCGGTGGCCTGCGACTTGCACGCCAGGAACACCAACCCGTCGAGCGGCTCGGAGATCTCGGCCGGCGTGCAGGCGCGTTGCGCCGGGATCGACGCAGGGCCGTAAACGCCGTTCACGGAGATCCCGCGCTCGCGGATCGCCCGCACGTGATCGGCGTTCTGGTCGATGAACAGCACAGACTCGCCCGCCCGCGCCATGTAGAATCCTGCCAGGCCGCCGATGGCCCCGCACCCCACGATCGTAATCTTCGCCATGTTTCCCTCCCCTGCGATTGTCGTCGGCGGGCGCCTAGTGACGCGCCGCTCCGGTCACTCTCTCATTCGGACGTCCAGCGCATCGCGCAAACCATCGCCGAGTGCGTTGACGCCCAGGACGCTCAACAGGATGAACACACCGGGGAACACCGAGAGCCACGGCTTCGTCGTCATCGACGACTGAGCATTCTGCAGCATGTTGCCCCACGATGCCGTCGGCGGCTGAATCCCCACGCCGAGAAACGACAGCACCGATTCCGTGATGATCGCGTTGCCAACCGCCAGCGTGGCGGCGACGATGATCGGGGCAAGGCTGTTCGGCAACGCATGCCGCAGGATGATGCGCGCGCTGCCACACCCCGCCGCGCGGGCCGCTTCGACATATTCCGTTTCCCGGATTGAGAGGAGCGCGCCTCGGACGAGCCTCGCCGTCCCCATCCAGCCGATCCCGGCGATGATGAGGATCAGAATGGTCGGCGACGGCTTCGCGATCGCGGACAATACGATGACCAGCGGGAGCGGCGGGATCGAAAGCATCACGTCGGTCACCCGCATCAGCAGGCTGTCCACGACACCGCCATGATACCCGGCGGTCGCGCCGACCGCGGTGCCTACCAGGGCGGCGACGATCGCGCTCCCGACGCCGATCGACAGCGATACTCGACCGGCGTAGAGCGCGCGGCTGAACTCGTCCCGGCCCAGGTCATCCGTGCCGAACCAATGAATGGCAGCCGGCGCCGCGTCGAGCCGGGCGAGGTCCACTTCGTTGGGCGCGTACCGTGTGAAGAGCGGCGCGCCCGCCGCGGCAATCGCCACCGCCAGGAGGACGATCCCGCCGGCCGCTGCCAGGCGGTCTCGCTCGAAGCGGTGCCACGTGTCGAGCAGCAGGCCCGATCGCCGGGACGGCAGTGACGCGGCGCGCACGCTCATCGGTAGACGATCCTCGGGTCGAGGAGGCTGTACAGGACGTCGGCCAGCAGGTTCGACGTGATGATCGCGAACGAGCTGAGCATCAAGATCGCCAGTAGCGTCGGGTAATCCACGTTTGAAATCGACTGGATGAGCAGGCTGCCCATCCCGGGCCACGCGAAGACCGTCTCGGTCACGACGGCACCCGACACGAGGCCGGCGAGGTCGAGGGCAACGACCGTCACGACCGGGATCAGGCTGTTGCGGAGCGCATGGCGAAACACCACGCGCCGCTCCGCCAGCCCTTTCGCACGCGCCGTGCGAATGTAGTCCTGGTGAAGCACCTCGAGCACGCCGGCACGGGTGAACCGGCTCCAGCGCCCGGCGGTGAACATCGCCAGGACGACGCTCGGGAGCACGAGGTGCCTGGCGACGTCGGGCCACCCGCTCGTGCCAAACCCGGCGACGGGGAGCCAGCCGAGATGAACGGCGAGCAGCAGCTGCAGCATCAACCCGAACCAAAACACCGGCATCGAGATCCCAAGGAACGAGCACACGGTCACCGCGTAGTCGAACAGCGAGTACTGGCGCACCGCGCTATACACGCCGGTCGTGAGCGCGAACAGCATCGCCAGCAGGAACGACGTTCCCATGAGCAGCAGCGTGGCGGGGACCCGGTCGAAGACCAACCGCGCGACCGGCTCTCCCGACGAGTAGCTGATCCCCCAGTGGCCGACTACGTACGCCCCAAACCATCTCGTGTACTGGACGTAGAGCGGCCGGTCGAGGCCCAACTGGTGCTTGATCAACGCGATGTCTCTGGCCGTGATGTAGGGGTTGTCGAGGTAGACTGCGAGGGGACCGCCCGGTATTGCCTGCAGGATGCCGAAGATGATGATCGACACGCCGATCACAAGCGGCAGGGTGCCGACCAAGCGCCGCACCAGGAACGCGGTCATCGCGCGAGGCCCCCCGGGCGATCCCGAGCGGCCGCGCCGCCGCCCCCGGCCGATCGCGCGACCGCGTGTTCACAGTTGCGCCACACGTCCCCTCGCCCGTTCCGCATCGCGCCTGCCGCTGGACTGGCTGCGGTCCTTCTGGTCCCGGTCCGGGAAGTCCTGCCGCTCTGCAACGGAAATTGACTGGAAGGGATTTCTGCATCATTTGTTGTAATCCGCTGACAGTGCCCGCACAGGAGGAGCTGCCCCGCGTGAAGCGCCTCGTGCTCACGGACCTCCTGGCCGAGTCCCTCCCGCGACTCAGCCGGACTCACCAGCGCGTCGCGCATTTCGTCGCAAACAACCCCCAGTTTGCCTCACTGGCG
This window contains:
- a CDS encoding alcohol dehydrogenase catalytic domain-containing protein → MKDTYKAVEVSAPSTLRVVERPIPEPGVGQVRIRVEACGVCHTDAATVMGIYPGLTLPRVPGHEVVGRIEALGSGVSRWKIGQRVGVGLIAGEDGVCEPCRRGDIVNCQNPVTPGVTVDGGYAEVMIAEARGIASIPDALGSAEAAPLICAGITTYNALRNAGLRGGDLVAVQGIGGLGHLGIQFARHMGFHTVALGRGRDKEKLARDLGAHVYVDTTVEDAGAVLQRMGGARAILTTATSGDAMGPLVSGLAARGKLILVGVPGDPIQLQAFPLVFGGRSVYGSLTGTPIDVEDALAFSVLENIRPMIETLPLEQAGDAYARMMQGKARFRMVLMNESV
- a CDS encoding 2-dehydropantoate 2-reductase N-terminal domain-containing protein, coding for MAKITIVGCGAIGGLAGFYMARAGESVLFIDQNADHVRAIRERGISVNGVYGPASIPAQRACTPAEISEPLDGLVFLACKSQATDAAIRGIAPHLAPSACAVSLQNGMNEDTIAAVVGRTRTMGALPDYGGAYLDPGVLEAVHEGTVYVGELDGATTPRVREAARLLGIGPNKCELLTDIVGRLWTKHVYNSQIVVTALVNGTVVEVLGNRDAQRLAGAAVREAIRVAAAAGVRLHSDRWFDPELYHPGTPADTARLLSSYDRLVDHLGGHQVGDGPGGYKYVKRASGIHWDIVYRQRKSEASHLTVCTLAARYGVSVPLNAKIVGMIEEVEEGARTLGWHNIAEGTAYAEEIGAALP
- a CDS encoding ABC transporter permease, yielding MSVRAASLPSRRSGLLLDTWHRFERDRLAAAGGIVLLAVAIAAAGAPLFTRYAPNEVDLARLDAAPAAIHWFGTDDLGRDEFSRALYAGRVSLSIGVGSAIVAALVGTAVGATAGYHGGVVDSLLMRVTDVMLSIPPLPLVIVLSAIAKPSPTILILIIAGIGWMGTARLVRGALLSIRETEYVEAARAAGCGSARIILRHALPNSLAPIIVAATLAVGNAIITESVLSFLGVGIQPPTASWGNMLQNAQSSMTTKPWLSVFPGVFILLSVLGVNALGDGLRDALDVRMRE
- a CDS encoding ABC transporter permease, coding for MTAFLVRRLVGTLPLVIGVSIIIFGILQAIPGGPLAVYLDNPYITARDIALIKHQLGLDRPLYVQYTRWFGAYVVGHWGISYSSGEPVARLVFDRVPATLLLMGTSFLLAMLFALTTGVYSAVRQYSLFDYAVTVCSFLGISMPVFWFGLMLQLLLAVHLGWLPVAGFGTSGWPDVARHLVLPSVVLAMFTAGRWSRFTRAGVLEVLHQDYIRTARAKGLAERRVVFRHALRNSLIPVVTVVALDLAGLVSGAVVTETVFAWPGMGSLLIQSISNVDYPTLLAILMLSSFAIITSNLLADVLYSLLDPRIVYR